GCCTGGCGCAAAAATGCGCACGAAGATGAAAATCTCGTACCGGCGCGCACTTACGTCAACTGTCCACAGGCTTGCCCATAGGCCATCCACACAAGCTGTGGAAATCCACGCGTCAGCACTGCTGCAAAAGTACGCACGATGGTAAAAATCTCGCGCTGTCACGCACTTGCGTCGACTATCCACAGGCTTGCCAAGAGGCCATCCACATTCGTTGTGGAAAACCATCGGCCGCTGTCGATCTTTTGCGCATGATGATGAAACTTCAACCGTGGCGTGCACTTGCGCGGTCTATCCACAGGCTCGCCATGAGCCCATCCACATTCGCTGTGGAAAACGCGCGATCAGCGCCAGATTGTCTCGCCTTTTCGCCGCGTGACTAAGCCCACGCGGACGGCGAGTCAGAACCCGTAGTTGAGAAAACCCCCATCCACCGCCAGCACCTGGCCGGTGACATAGCTCGCCGCGGGCAGACAGAGAAAAGCGATGGCTGCGGCTACTTCCTCCGGCTCGCCAATGCGGCGCAGCGGCGTGCGGTCGAGTACTTCATCGAGGTACTCGTCGTCGGCAAGCGCCGGCTCGGAACGCTGCGTGCGGATATACCAGGGCGCTACCGCGTTGACACGGATGCCATCGGCCGCCCATTCCACCGCCAGATTGCGGGTGAGCTGATGGAGGGCGGCCTTGGTCATGCCATAGGGCGATCCCGTGCGCACATGCGTCACGCCTGAGACGGAACCCACATTCACGATGGCTGCGTTGGCGTGCTGCACGAGCTGCGGGTGCGCCAACCGGCACATCTCGAAGGCCGAGAACAGATTCTGCTCGAAGATCGCCCGGTACTCGTCCTCGTGATACGCCAGCGTCGGCGCGGGACGGTTGCCACCAGCGTTGTTCACCAGCAGGGAAAGCGGCGCACCGAGATCGGCGACCCAGTCGAACACGGCGAGGCGATCTTCCTGTTGTCCCAGGTCTGCACCGAACGCCAACACCTCGATGCCGGGGAAGTCGTCCAGCAACTCCACACGCACCTGTTCCAGGTAATCAGCATCGCGTGCCACCAGCAGCAGGTTGGCGCCGAGGCCGGCCAGCTCACGGGCAGTGGCGTAACCGATGCCCTTGCTGGCACCGGTGATCAGGGCGGTGTGTCCTTGCAGCTGCCAGGCATCGATGCGTGCGTTCATGCGTCGAGCTTAGAGCCTGTACACGTTCTGCGCCAAGCATGGCCCGCTACCATGCAGGTGTGACCTTCCACCGGAGAGGCCTTTCATGAAACGACTAGTCCCCCCTGCTTTGCCTGCTCTCCCTGACCGCCTGCTCCGGCAAAGCGCCCGCACCGGAGTCCGCTCCTGCCGCCGCCAGTACCGCGCGCGTCGCGACGCCGTGGGACGACATGAAGAAGGACGAGCAACGCGCGGCGGATGTGCAGAAGACCGTGGACGAACAGGCGAAGAAGCAGCAGCAACAGATAGAGGCAGCACAGCAGTAAATGTTCGGCACTTGGCAAATGGACGTCTGGACGTGCATCGTGTCCGGCATGAACGCCCATCACGACGAACTTGCCAACGCGCCACTGCTTGACATCGACGATGCCAGCGTGATGCGCGGTGACCGATTGATCCTCGATCGCTTCAGCCTACGCATTGGCGCTGGCCAGCACACCGCCATCCTCGGTGCCAACGGCGCGGGGAAGTCCACGCTGGTGCGCTTGATCACGCGCGAGCTGTACCCGCTCGCGCGGGAAGACGGCCGCGCTCCGGTGCGTGTATTCGGCCGCGATCGTTGGCATGTTTCCGATCTACGCGGGCTGCTCGGTATTGTGTCGCCCTCCCTGCAACACGACTGCACCACCGACGCGACGCTCGAAGTCTCCGAAGCCGTGCTGTCCAGCTTCTTCGCCGCGCAACGGCTGGGGCTCGACCATTACGTCACGCGGACCATGCGCGAGCGAGCGAACGAAGCACTGCATCAAGCCGGCGCCACGCATCTACTTGGGCGCACCATGGCCAGCCTGTCCACCGGTGAGGCGAGGCGTGTGCTCATTGCTCGCGCACTGGTGCATCAACCACGCGCCTTGCTGCTCGACGAACCCTGCGCGGGCCTGGACATGGCGAGCCGCCGGCGTTTCCTGGAGAACCTGCGCGGCCTTGCGCGTCAGGGCACCACGCTGCTGCTGGTGACGCACCACGTAGAAGAGATTCTCCCCGAGATCCAGCAGGTCGCCCTGCTCCGTGACGGACGCCTGCACAAACAAGGTGCCAAGCACGACGTGCTCACCGGCGCTCTGCTTTCCGAAACTTTTGGCATGCCCGTGTGTGTGGAACGCCACGGCGACTATTACAGCGCAGCGATCGCATAGGGCCGTCTGGCCGTCCAATCCCCCGCGGAAATCGCTTGACGCGCCCTGGCGCGCGGGCGTACTTTTGCGCCGTTGGTGGTTTTCATCCTTTCATCGCGATGAAAGGATGAAATTAAAAGGGAAGCCGGTGCGGCCCGTAAGGGCCAATTCCGGCGCTGCCCCGCAGCGGTGTGTGGAAACGACCTTCGCCATAAGCACTGGCCCTTGGGGCCGGGAAGCGGCGAACAGTAGGCGAAGCATTGATCTGCTTCATGTCCACGAGCCCGAAGACCTGCCCCGGCCAGAAGGCTCGCCCTTCTGTCAGACCTGGAGCTTCCGAGGGGAAGCGGCCGGATGTCGCGCCGTGGCCCGCGCCCACGGCGTGCGCCTCCGTGCCCGCCCGCGGCTGTTCCGGTTCGCCCGAGGGGGCGAAGGTCGCTGGCGTGGAAGTCGATGCTGTCCGCATCGCTTTGGCGCAGTTCCTTCGTTCCTCATTCATCACGAATCGAGGACACGCAAACATGACTACCGTTACCAACCTGGGCTTCCCCCGCATTGGCCCGCGGCGCGAGCTCAAGCATGCACTGGAGTCCTACTGGCGCGGCGAAACCACGTCGCAGCAGTTGGAAGAAGCTGCTTCGGCACTCAGGCAAAAGCACTGGACATTGCAGCGGGACGCCGGCGCCGACGTCGTTCCCTGCAACGACTTCTCGCTGTACGACCACGTGCTCGACACTGCCTTCCTGCTCGATGCCATTCCCGAGCGCTATCGCTCCCTGGTCGAGCGCGATGCGCACGCCGGCTACTTCGCGCTCGCGCGAGGATGGCAGCGCGACGGCATCGACCTGCATGCGCTGGAAATGACCAAATGGTTCGACACCAATTATCACTATCTGGTGCCGGAGCTCCACGCGGAACAGAGCTTCCGCCTTCGCGGCGATAAGCCAGTCGCGGAGTATCTGGAAGCCCGCGCGCAAGGCCTGGATGCTCGCCCCGTCCTGCTGGGACCGGTGAGCTTCCTGCTGCTCTCCAAGGCCGTGGATGGCAGCGATCGCCTTGCACTGCTGGAGCGCTTGCTGCCTGTCTATGCGGAACTGTTGGCGAAGCTCAAGCAGGCCGGCGCCGAATGGGTACAGATCGACGAGCCCTGCCTGGTGCTGGATCAGGATGGCGACGATCACGCGGCCTACCGTTCGGCGTACCACGCCCTGGCCACCGTGGAGCGCCCGAAATTACTGCTGGCGACGTACTTCGGTCCGCTCGGCGAGAATCTGCCTCTGGCTGCAGAGCTGCCGGTCGACGGCCTGCATATCGATCTCGTTCGCGCACCCGAGCAGCTCGATGCCGTGCTCGACGCACTGGGCGAGGAAAAGATCATCTCGCTCGGCCTCGTCGACGGACGCAACGTGTGGCGCGCCGACCTGGATCGCGCACTCCGCACATTCCGCCGTGCTCACGACCGCTTCGGTAAACGCGTGCAGATTGCACCGTCGTGTTCACTGCTACACGTACCGGTTGATGCCTCCGTTGAAAACGCGCTGCCCGCGGACCTCAAGTCATGGCTTGCCTTCGCGACGCAGAAGATCGGCGAACTTCGAGTACTGGCCGATGCTGTGAAGGGGCTAGTGCGCGCCTACACCACGCTGGACACCGCCCGCGAGCAACAGCTGGCCCGCCAGCAGTCCGAACGCGTGCATCGCGCCGCCGTGGCGGAGCGTGTGGCGGCCATCGACGCGGCCGACTTGTCGCGTCGTTCTCCGCATGCCGCGCGCAAGGCAGCGCAACAGCAGCACCTGCATCTCCCGCTGTTCCCCACCACGACCATCGGCTCGTTCCCGCAGACGCATGAGGTGCGCGAAGCCCGCGCTCAATTCAAGTCCCGCAAGCTTTCCATCGAGGAATACGAGGCCTTCCTCGAAGCCGAAACCGAGCGCTGCGTACGTTTCCAGGAAGACATCGGCCTGGACGTGCTCGTGCACGGCGAGTTCGAACGCAATGACATGGTGGAGTACTTCGGCGAGCAACTGGACGGCTTTGCCTTCACCAAGCTCGGCTGGGTGCAGAGCTACGGCTCACGCTGCGTAAAGCCGCCGATCATCTACGGCGACGTGCAACGACCAGCACCGATGACTGTCCGCTGGTCGCGCTATGCACAGTCGCTCACCAAGCGTGCAATGAAGGGCATGCTCACTGGCCCAGTGACGGTGCTGCAATGGTCATTCGTGCGCGATGACCAGCCGCGCTCCACCACCTGCCGCCAGATTGCCCTCGCGCTGCGCGACGAAGTACTCGACCTCGAGGCCGCCGGTATCCACGTCATCCAGATCGACGAACCGGCACTGCGCGAAGGCCTGCCCCTGCGCCGCAAGGATTGGAGTGAGTACCTCGCCTGGGCAGTGGAAAGCTTCCGCCTTACCGCATCAGGCGTGGAGGATGCCACGCAGATCCATACCCACATGTGCTACTCCGAGTTCAACGACATCATCGAAGCCGTGGCCGCCATGGACGCCGACGTGATCTCCATCGAGACATCGCGCTCGCGCATGGAGCTGCTCGATGCCTTCGTGCGGTTCCGTTATCCCAACGACATCGGCCCGGGCGTCTACGACATCCATTCGCCGCGAGTACCGAATGTCGAAGAAATGACTGAGCTCTTGCAGAAGGCCGCCGACGTGCTCAAGCCGGAACAGCTATGGGTGAACCCGGACTGCGGACTGAAAACCCGCGGCTGGACCGAAGTGCGTGCCGCCCTGGTCGCCATGGTGGCGTCGGCACGGCGCATGCGTGAACTGGCCGCTGTCGAGGCATAAAAAATCCGCCGCTGGAAACCAGCGGCGGCTCGATGTATCCGAATCTCGTCGCGCGGTAGCGCGACGAGATTCAACGGCTCAACGTGGCGAGCAGAAGCAGTAGGCGTAAACGTTCGGGCGCCCCGCCTGTGCGGTGCGCAACAGCTTCAGTTCCGGCGCCATCGTGTTGATGTGGGCAACCCACGACGGCAACTGCACGCCGTACGACTGCGCCATCTGCACCATCGCATCGTTGTTGAGGCCGATCAGGAACTGTGCGAAGCCACCCATCGGCTCTTCCACGTAACGCACCGGTGCGTCCTTACCAAGCTTGGCGCGCTGCGAAGCGTCGGCAATGGCTTCACCGATACCACCAAGCTGATCGACGAGACCGCGATCCAGCGCCTGCTGGCCGGTCCACACGCGCCCCTGCGCAATGGCATCAATGGCGTCGTACGGCTTGCCGCGTGCCTTGGCTACGTTGCCGACGAAATCGCGATAGCCCTTCTCGATGGTGGCCTGGATCACGGTGCCCACCTTGGGATCGAGCGGACGCGTGATATCGAACGCACCCGCCAGCGGGCTGGTGCCCACGCCGTCGCTCTTCACGCCCAGCTTATCCAGCGTGCCGGGCACCGTCATAATCATGCCGAAGATGCCGATGGAGCCGGTGATGGTGTTGGGCTCGGCGTAGATGCGATCGGCGTTCATCGAGATCCAGTAGCCGCCGCTGGCCGCAACGTTACCCATCGACACCACAACCGGAATGCCGGCCTCGCGGGTCAGCGCCACTTCGCGGCGGATCTGCTCGGCGGCATACACCTCGCCACCCGGCGAGTTCACGCGCAGCACCAATGCTTTGGTGCGTTTGTCTTCGCGCGCGGCGCGGATCAGCTCGGCCGTAGAATCGCCACCCACCGTGCCCTGCGGCTGCTTGCCACCGGTGATTTCGCCTTCGGCCACCACCACGGAAACGCCCGGTGTCTGCGTGGCGTCTTCGGAAATCGTGCCTTCATATTGCGACAGCGATACCTGGCGGAAGCCCTCGCCCTTCTTGCCGGCAGGCACGCCTTCCTTGCGCATCATGGCGTTCACTTCGGCCGGCGTCGCCACACCATCGACCAGGTGCTGCTCCAGCGAGAGCTGGCCGAGATCACCCTTGGCGTTGGCGATCGTCTCCGGCAGCGTGTCGATATCCGTACGCAGCGTGGCCGGATCCAGCTTGCGCAGCTTGGCCACCTCGTTGATATAGCTATCCCACAGGCCGCCCATCCAGAAACTGTCGGCCTCTTTAGCTTCGGACGAGGCGTGGTCGAGGATGTACGGCTCAGCGGCGCTCTTGAACTGGCCGACGCGGAACAGGTGCACGTCCACACCGAGCTTGTCGAGCAGATCCTTGTAGAACAAGCGGTAGTTGGCCAGGCCCGTAATCATCACCCCGCCCTGCGGATCGACCAGCACACGGTCGGCATGCGCGGCGAGGTAGTACTGGCCCTGGTCAAGGCTCGGCGCCCACACGACCACCGGCTTGCCGGCAGCGCGGAAGCGGTCGAGTGCTGCACCCACTTCGCGCAATGCGGCAAAGCCGCCACCCTGCAACTCGCCCGGCTCCAGCAGGATGCGCGTAATGCGCGCGTCCTTGGCCGCGCCATCGATGGCGCCGACTAGGTCACGCAGTTGGATCTGCTTGGGCGGGTTGCCCGACAGACTGGCCAGCGCGCGCTGCATCGGGTCGATGCTGTACTGCTCGACCAGATCGCCCTTGGGCTTGATGACCAGCACACTGTCGCTCTGAATGACGTGCTCAGCGCGAGTGCCGGCAAAGCCGACAATCAGCACCAGCAGGAACAGAAACAGGAAGGCGAAGAAGATCAGGTTGAGAAGGGTCAACCTGACGATGTTGATACCGCGTCCAAGAACGCAGAGAAAGGCCCAAAAGCCGTTCGTACGGGGCTCCGCCATGCGAGGTTCCTCAGGATGTCCACAACAGCGTAGCTGTTCGTGTGGTGAAGGTCATGTGGTACGAACCGCACATACCCGTCATCTTTACCCGTTCCCGCGTTGGGATTGGACGTAAGGCACCGAACAACCTTAGGGGGTACGGCGCCAGCGTTCGCGGGACGTGTTGCGGTACAAGCGGGTAAACAGCAGGATGGCCGCCATGGTCAGGCCGGCGATCAGGCCGATCCACATGCCCCGCGCGCCCATGTCATGGCGGAACGCCAGCCACCAGCCCACCGGCATACCGACGCCCCAGTAGGCGAACAGGGTGATCACCATCGGCACCCGCGTGTCCTTGAGGCCGCGCAGTGCACCGTTGGAGGTGACCTGGATGCCGTCCGAAAACTGGAACAACCCGGCCAGCACCATCAGCTGCGCAGCCAGCGCGATCACCCCGGCATCATGTGTGTACGCACTCGCCAGCACGTGCGGCAGGGTCAGCATGACCGTTGAGGAAACGGTCTGCACGCACAGCGCCAGCCCGACGCCACACAGGCCGGCATAACGCACGCCCTGGGCATCGCCACGGCCGACCGCGTTGCCCACCCGCACGGTGATCGCCATCGACAACCCCAGCGGCACCATGAAAGCAATGGTCGCCACGCTCAGCGCCACCTGATGGCTCGCCACCACCGTCTCGCCCAGCGTCGCGATGGCCAGCGCCACCGCCACGAACAGTCCACCCTCGGCCAGCAGCGTCACGGCCATCGGGCCGCCGATTTTTACCAGCTCGAGAATCATCTTCGGCTTGGGCCAGGCCATGCCGCCGCGCAGGTTGGCGTCGCGATAGGCCGGGTGCTTGATGACGAACCACAGGAACGCCAACATCTCCAGCCACAACACCGTCGCGGTGGCGATGCCGCTGCCCAGCGAGCCCAGCGCGGGCAGGCCAAACTTGCCGTACATCAGCACGTAGCCCAGCGGCGCCAGCACCAACAGGCCACCAAAGCCGAAGTACATCGACGGACGCGTCATCGACAGGCCTTCGGACAGGCCGCGGATGGCGAAGTAACTCGTCATCGCTGGCGCCGCCCAACTGATGGCGTGCAGGAAGTGCATGACGTCGGTGCGCAGCGTCGGCACCACGCCAATCCAATCGAGCAACGGCGTGGCATGGCGTACCAGGAACCACAACACGATGCCCATGCCCCAGGCCAGCCACAACGCCTGCACGAACACGGCACCCGCTTCGTGACGGCGCCCCGCGCCGTCCAACTGGGCGACCGAGGGCGGCACCGCCATCATCATGCCCAGGCCGCTGACTAGCGCCAGCGCCCAAATACTGACCGCTGTGGTCACCGCCGCCTGCACGTGCGCACTCAGGTGCCCGGCGAGCACGGCATCGACGAAGTTCGGACCCACCGCGGCGAGCTGCGCGGCGATCAGGGGAAGGGCAAGGCGCACTGTGGCGCCGACCTCGTGCGCCACCTTGGCGCGATCGGGGCGGAAAGACAGCATAGAAGGACTCCTAGGCTGACAGTCTAACCCAGTCCTGTCGTCATCCTTACCGACAGCGCTTTCAGAAACGCCCCACGACTGCTGTCTACGCAAGCCGCTTGTGCCAAGATCCGCGGCTGATCATCCCGGGGGGAGAGGGCATGAAGAAAGAAATCGTTTCGTTCGAAGGCGTGCACTGCGCCAACTGCAGCGCGCCCATGCAGGGCGAGTTCTGCCACGAGTGTGGGCAGTCCATCCACACCGTGCTGCGCCCTATGCATCACATGGTGGAAGACACCCTCGACATGGTGTTGCACGTGGACGGCCGCGTCATCCACACGCTGCCACCACTGTTCCTCAAGCCCGGCTTCCTCACCCTGGAATGCTTCTCGGGCCGCCGCCAGCGTTACGTGGCGCCGTTCCGCCTGATGTTCGTGCTGGCCCTGCTGGCCTTCTTCGTATCTCACTTGGTCATGGGGAGCTCCGGTTTATTGGAGTTCGGCTCCAAAGCGAGTGTCGGCACCGGTGAGTTCGCCAAAGACACGACCCCTGACGCCGTGCGGGCGCATTTTGAGCAAATGCGCCAGGACATCGAGAAGTCCAAGGGACAAAGCGACCAGAAGGCGAAGCATTACAACCGTCTGGTCAACGTGGAGCGCGACCACGCCAACCATCGATTGGCCGAGCTTCATGCCCCAGCGATGCCCAATGTCACCGTCGAAGACATGGACTTCACCTCGTTCGCGATCGACATCCCGTGGCTCCCCGCAGCTATCAACCACAGCCTCAATCGCTCCAGAGCGCGGGCCGTGTCCAACATACGAGAGATGTCGAACGGCGGTGAGCAGGCGGCTGAGGCAGAGGAGCGCGTCGTAGCCTCTGTGTTCCATGCACTGCCGCAGACCATGTTTGTGCTGATGCCCCTGTTTGCCCTGCTGTTGAAGTTCACCTACTTCTTCAAGCGCCGGCTTTATATGGAACACCTGATCGTGGCGCTGCACAGCCACGCCTTCCTGTTCCTGTCCCTGTTACTGAGCATGATGCTGTACGCCCTGCAGGCC
This genomic window from Dyella terrae contains:
- a CDS encoding SDR family oxidoreductase; this encodes MNARIDAWQLQGHTALITGASKGIGYATARELAGLGANLLLVARDADYLEQVRVELLDDFPGIEVLAFGADLGQQEDRLAVFDWVADLGAPLSLLVNNAGGNRPAPTLAYHEDEYRAIFEQNLFSAFEMCRLAHPQLVQHANAAIVNVGSVSGVTHVRTGSPYGMTKAALHQLTRNLAVEWAADGIRVNAVAPWYIRTQRSEPALADDEYLDEVLDRTPLRRIGEPEEVAAAIAFLCLPAASYVTGQVLAVDGGFLNYGF
- a CDS encoding ABC transporter ATP-binding protein, coding for MNAHHDELANAPLLDIDDASVMRGDRLILDRFSLRIGAGQHTAILGANGAGKSTLVRLITRELYPLAREDGRAPVRVFGRDRWHVSDLRGLLGIVSPSLQHDCTTDATLEVSEAVLSSFFAAQRLGLDHYVTRTMRERANEALHQAGATHLLGRTMASLSTGEARRVLIARALVHQPRALLLDEPCAGLDMASRRRFLENLRGLARQGTTLLLVTHHVEEILPEIQQVALLRDGRLHKQGAKHDVLTGALLSETFGMPVCVERHGDYYSAAIA
- the metE gene encoding 5-methyltetrahydropteroyltriglutamate--homocysteine S-methyltransferase, which encodes MTTVTNLGFPRIGPRRELKHALESYWRGETTSQQLEEAASALRQKHWTLQRDAGADVVPCNDFSLYDHVLDTAFLLDAIPERYRSLVERDAHAGYFALARGWQRDGIDLHALEMTKWFDTNYHYLVPELHAEQSFRLRGDKPVAEYLEARAQGLDARPVLLGPVSFLLLSKAVDGSDRLALLERLLPVYAELLAKLKQAGAEWVQIDEPCLVLDQDGDDHAAYRSAYHALATVERPKLLLATYFGPLGENLPLAAELPVDGLHIDLVRAPEQLDAVLDALGEEKIISLGLVDGRNVWRADLDRALRTFRRAHDRFGKRVQIAPSCSLLHVPVDASVENALPADLKSWLAFATQKIGELRVLADAVKGLVRAYTTLDTAREQQLARQQSERVHRAAVAERVAAIDAADLSRRSPHAARKAAQQQHLHLPLFPTTTIGSFPQTHEVREARAQFKSRKLSIEEYEAFLEAETERCVRFQEDIGLDVLVHGEFERNDMVEYFGEQLDGFAFTKLGWVQSYGSRCVKPPIIYGDVQRPAPMTVRWSRYAQSLTKRAMKGMLTGPVTVLQWSFVRDDQPRSTTCRQIALALRDEVLDLEAAGIHVIQIDEPALREGLPLRRKDWSEYLAWAVESFRLTASGVEDATQIHTHMCYSEFNDIIEAVAAMDADVISIETSRSRMELLDAFVRFRYPNDIGPGVYDIHSPRVPNVEEMTELLQKAADVLKPEQLWVNPDCGLKTRGWTEVRAALVAMVASARRMRELAAVEA
- the sppA gene encoding signal peptide peptidase SppA translates to MAEPRTNGFWAFLCVLGRGINIVRLTLLNLIFFAFLFLFLLVLIVGFAGTRAEHVIQSDSVLVIKPKGDLVEQYSIDPMQRALASLSGNPPKQIQLRDLVGAIDGAAKDARITRILLEPGELQGGGFAALREVGAALDRFRAAGKPVVVWAPSLDQGQYYLAAHADRVLVDPQGGVMITGLANYRLFYKDLLDKLGVDVHLFRVGQFKSAAEPYILDHASSEAKEADSFWMGGLWDSYINEVAKLRKLDPATLRTDIDTLPETIANAKGDLGQLSLEQHLVDGVATPAEVNAMMRKEGVPAGKKGEGFRQVSLSQYEGTISEDATQTPGVSVVVAEGEITGGKQPQGTVGGDSTAELIRAAREDKRTKALVLRVNSPGGEVYAAEQIRREVALTREAGIPVVVSMGNVAASGGYWISMNADRIYAEPNTITGSIGIFGMIMTVPGTLDKLGVKSDGVGTSPLAGAFDITRPLDPKVGTVIQATIEKGYRDFVGNVAKARGKPYDAIDAIAQGRVWTGQQALDRGLVDQLGGIGEAIADASQRAKLGKDAPVRYVEEPMGGFAQFLIGLNNDAMVQMAQSYGVQLPSWVAHINTMAPELKLLRTAQAGRPNVYAYCFCSPR
- a CDS encoding MATE family efflux transporter encodes the protein MLSFRPDRAKVAHEVGATVRLALPLIAAQLAAVGPNFVDAVLAGHLSAHVQAAVTTAVSIWALALVSGLGMMMAVPPSVAQLDGAGRRHEAGAVFVQALWLAWGMGIVLWFLVRHATPLLDWIGVVPTLRTDVMHFLHAISWAAPAMTSYFAIRGLSEGLSMTRPSMYFGFGGLLVLAPLGYVLMYGKFGLPALGSLGSGIATATVLWLEMLAFLWFVIKHPAYRDANLRGGMAWPKPKMILELVKIGGPMAVTLLAEGGLFVAVALAIATLGETVVASHQVALSVATIAFMVPLGLSMAITVRVGNAVGRGDAQGVRYAGLCGVGLALCVQTVSSTVMLTLPHVLASAYTHDAGVIALAAQLMVLAGLFQFSDGIQVTSNGALRGLKDTRVPMVITLFAYWGVGMPVGWWLAFRHDMGARGMWIGLIAGLTMAAILLFTRLYRNTSRERWRRTP
- a CDS encoding DUF3667 domain-containing protein — its product is MKKEIVSFEGVHCANCSAPMQGEFCHECGQSIHTVLRPMHHMVEDTLDMVLHVDGRVIHTLPPLFLKPGFLTLECFSGRRQRYVAPFRLMFVLALLAFFVSHLVMGSSGLLEFGSKASVGTGEFAKDTTPDAVRAHFEQMRQDIEKSKGQSDQKAKHYNRLVNVERDHANHRLAELHAPAMPNVTVEDMDFTSFAIDIPWLPAAINHSLNRSRARAVSNIREMSNGGEQAAEAEERVVASVFHALPQTMFVLMPLFALLLKFTYFFKRRLYMEHLIVALHSHAFLFLSLLLSMMLYALQAWLTPHAAWVGTPLRLLQWALWVWTLVYLLIMQKKVYRQGWFMTIVKYLFVGWCYTILASVALAFAAILGVTN